Proteins from one Juglans microcarpa x Juglans regia isolate MS1-56 chromosome 1S, Jm3101_v1.0, whole genome shotgun sequence genomic window:
- the LOC121246939 gene encoding uncharacterized protein LOC121246939: MGICSSSCSTDVATVKLILQDGRLQEFSYPVKVSYVLQKNPTCFIANSDEMDFDDVVSAVNEDEELQLGQLYFALPLSKMKQPLQPEEMAALAVKASSALMKASGGEKFGCGWKPVSPMVFPGDELMSPRRAVSGGDAGGGLRRGRNGTGRERKFTAMLRAIPE, from the coding sequence ATGGGTATTTGCAGTTCGTCCTGTTCGACGGACGTCGCCACGGTCAAGCTCATATTACAAGACGGTCGACTACAAGAATTCTCTTATCCGGTTAAGGTTTCTTACGTTCTGCAAAAGAACCCCACGTGCTTCATCGCAAACTCCGACGAGATGGACTTCGACGACGTTGTATCCGCGGTGAACGAAGACGAAGAGCTTCAACTTGGTCAGCTTTATTTTGCTTTACCGTTGAGTAAGATGAAGCAACCACTCCAGCCCGAGGAAATGGCTGCATTGGCGGTCAAAGCTAGCTCCGCGTTGATGAAGGCAAGTGGCGGTGAGAAATTTGGGTGTGGCTGGAAACCGGTTTCTCCGATGGTTTTCCCCGGCGACGAGCTGATGTCTCCAAGAAGAGCAGTTTCCGGTGGCGATGCCGGTGGTGGGTTGAGGAGGGGAAGGAATGGTACTGGACGGGAAAGAAAGTTTACGGCAATGTTGAGGGCAATACCGGAATAG
- the LOC121246940 gene encoding uncharacterized protein LOC121246940 — protein MGLEGRGDNKLLGLRMTSKHKRSKSFPDKKIVEQDGINNSFEASDRKKLDMGHLRDIETKKKQSPKAEVQNSLKQEILQLEKRLQDQFEVRHALEKALGYRSSSHDNTAEILMPKPATELIKEIAVLELEVVYLEHYLLSLYRKAFDQQVSSVSPSAKDERLKSPINTPRGRIPQASSPDITSKRESSAIQSGCQLLEDPVKESNGIGGEEKLLYSGVHRCHSSLSQHPVFFTRTSPPADSLDKALRACHSQPLSMTEYAQNASSNIISLAEHLGTRISDHVPETSNRLSEDMIKCISALYCKLTDPPLTHNGLSSPNSSMSSMSAFSLQDHGDMWSPGFRNNSSFDVRLDNPFHVEGLKEFSGPYSTMVEVPWIYRDGQKLGDTEHLLQNFRSLICQLEDVDPRKLKHEEKLAFWINIHNALVMHAFLAYGIPQNNVKRVFLLLKAAYNIGGQVISADTIQSSILGCRMSRPGQWLRFLLSPRMKFKSGDERQAYAIEHPEPLLHFALCSGSHSDPAVRVYTPERVFQELESAKEEYIRATYGVSKNHKILLPKMVESFMKDSGLCPAGVMEMIQQSLPESLRKNVKQYQLGKSRKSIVWVPHNFTFRYLISKELVK, from the exons ATGGGGCTTGAGGGGAGGGGAGATAATAAATTGCTTGGACTGAGAATGACCTCAAAGCACAAACGTTCAAAGAG CTTTCCTGATAAGAAAATAGTGGAGCAAGATGGTATCAATAATTCCTTTGAGGCCTCAGATCGTAAAAAGCTG GATATGGGGCACTTAAGGGATATTGAAACGAAGAAGAAACAATCCCCTAAGGCTGAAGTTCAAAATTCTTTAAAGCAAGAG ATTCTACAGCTTGAGAAGAGATTACAAGACCAATTTGAGGTCCGCCATGCTTTAGAAAAAGCATTGGGTTATAGGTCTTCCTCTCATGACAATACAGCTGAAATCTTAATGCCCAAG CCAGCCACAGAGTTAATCAAGGAAATCGCAGTGTTAGAGTTGGAAGTTGTGTATTTGGAGCATTATCTTCTCTCCTTATACCGGAAAGCATTTGATCAACAAGTATCCTCTGTATCTCCATCTGCCAAGGACGAAAGGCTAAAATCGCCAATAAATACTCCAAGGGGGAGGATTCCCCAAGCTTCCAGTCCTGATATTACATCAAAGAGGGAAAGTTCAGCAATACAATCTGGTTGTCAATTACTTGAAGATCCTGTCAAGGAATCCAATGGAATTGGTGGAGAAGAGAAGCTATTATATTCTGGTGTTCATCGCTGTCACTCCTCATTATCCCAACATCCTGTGTTTTTTACTAGAACTTCCCCTCCAGCAGACTCTTTGGATAAGGCTCTACGTGCATGTCACTCCCAACCTTTGTCCATGACGGAG TATGCTCAGAATGCGTCATCAAACATAATCAGTCTGGCAGAGCATCTTGGTACCCGCATCTCTGACCATGTTCCAGAGACATCTAACAGGCTTTCTGAAGATATGATCAAGTGCATATCAGCTTTATATTGCAAGCTAACAGACCCACCTTTAACTCATAATGGCTTGTCGTCTCCCAATTCATCCATGTCCTCAATGAGTGCCTTTTCCCTGCAAGATCATGGTGATATGTGGAGTCCTGGGTTCAGGAATAATTCATCTTTTGATGTACGCTTAGATAATCCTTTCCATGTGGAAGGACTCAAAGAGTTCAGTGGACCATACAGCACAATGGTTGAAGTGCCCTGGATCTACAGAGATGGTCAGAAACTTGGTGATACTGAACACCTACTACAGAATTTCAG GTCACTTATCTGTCAATTGGAAGATGTAGATCCTAGGAAGTTGAAACATGAAGAGAAACTAGCATTCTGGATTAACATACACAATGCATTGGTGATGCAT GCATTCTTGGCTTATGGGATCCCACAGAACAATGTCAAGAGAGTTTTTCTACTCTTAAAG GCTGCATATAACATCGGTGGTCAAGTCATCAGTGCAGACACTATTCAGAGTTCTATTCTAGGGTGCAGGATGTCTCGTCCTGGACAG TGGCTTCGCTTTTTACTTTCTCCAAGAATGAAATTCAAATCTGGAGATGAACGGCAAGCATATGCAATTGAGCATCCAGAACCCCTGTTACACTTTGCCCTCTGTTCAGGAAGCCATTCTGATCCTGCG GTTCGTGTTTACACTCCCGAGAGAGTATTTCAAGAACTGGAATCTGCAAAAGAAGAGTACATTCGGGCTACCTATGGTGTAagcaaaaatcacaaaatccttTTACCAAAGATGGTCGAGTCATTTATGAAGGACTCTGGTTTGTGTCCAGCTGGAGTGATGGAAATGATCCAACAGTCGTTGCCTGAATCTTTGAGGAAGAATGTTAAGCAATATCAGCTAGGGAAGTCCCGCAAGAGCATCGTGTGGGTTCCTCACAATTTCACCTTTCGGTATTTGATCTCTAAAGAGCTGGTTAAGTGA